The Streptomyces avermitilis MA-4680 = NBRC 14893 genome contains a region encoding:
- a CDS encoding S9 family peptidase: protein MTTEPLSFPRRQARTQRFTLGAPRAFTVAPDGSRVVFLRSGSGTDRAQKLWVLDLPDGRERLAADPGALLGGASERLSPQERARRERSREGGAGIVAYATDTALELASFALSGRLFTAELRAGTARELRVPGPVIDPRPAPDGRHIAYVAGGALRVVGAEGEGDRALAEPEPAADAATVSYGLAEFIAAEEMGRSRGFWWSPDSDRLLVARVDDAPVRRWWISDPAHPEREPQRVAYPAAGTDNADVRLFVIGLDGVRTEVVWDRARYPYLAHVHWSEAGAPLILVQARDQLSQLFLAVDPDSGTTRMVHADEDRQWLDLFPGVPCWSPAGQLVRIADEGGARVLAVGERPLTGPQLHVRAVLDVTADDVLVAASAGEAAPSPEIGEVHVYRVNELGVERVSQEPGVHSAVRAGGVTVLVSAVPAQPGTQVQVLREGKRAATVPSYAEHPGLPPRVTLTRGGARKIPCAVLMPSDYPGDTPLPVLMDPYGGPHGQRVLAAHNPHLTSQWFADQGFAVVVADGRGTPGRSPAWEKAVKDDLAAITLQDQVDALHALAGDFPLDLSRVGIRGWSYGGYLAALAVLRRPDVFHAGVVGAPVTDLRLYDTHYQERYLGHPVRQPEVYRRNSVIDDAGLVDAAEPHRPMMIIHGLADDNVVVAHSLRLSSALLAAGRPHEVLPLSGVTHMTPQETVAENLLLLQLDFLKRSLGVA from the coding sequence ACGCTCGGCGCGCCACGCGCGTTCACCGTGGCCCCCGACGGTTCCCGAGTGGTGTTCCTGCGTTCCGGGTCCGGCACGGACCGGGCGCAAAAGCTGTGGGTCCTCGATCTGCCGGACGGTCGGGAGCGCCTGGCGGCCGACCCGGGCGCACTGCTCGGGGGCGCCTCCGAGCGCCTGTCGCCGCAGGAGCGGGCGCGCCGCGAACGCAGTCGCGAGGGCGGCGCCGGGATCGTCGCCTACGCCACCGACACGGCGCTGGAGTTGGCCTCTTTCGCGTTGTCAGGGCGGCTTTTCACGGCCGAACTGCGGGCCGGCACGGCACGTGAACTCCGGGTCCCGGGACCGGTGATCGACCCGCGCCCCGCCCCCGACGGACGGCACATCGCGTACGTCGCCGGGGGCGCCCTGCGGGTCGTCGGCGCCGAGGGCGAGGGCGACCGGGCGCTCGCGGAGCCGGAGCCCGCGGCGGACGCGGCGACGGTTTCCTATGGACTCGCCGAGTTCATCGCGGCCGAGGAGATGGGCCGTTCGCGGGGTTTCTGGTGGTCCCCGGACTCCGACCGGCTGCTCGTCGCACGGGTCGACGACGCGCCCGTACGCCGCTGGTGGATCTCGGATCCGGCGCACCCCGAGCGGGAGCCGCAGCGGGTCGCCTACCCGGCGGCGGGCACCGACAACGCGGACGTACGACTGTTCGTCATCGGTCTCGACGGGGTGCGCACCGAGGTCGTCTGGGACCGGGCGCGGTACCCCTATCTGGCGCATGTGCACTGGTCAGAGGCGGGTGCGCCGCTCATTCTGGTGCAGGCCCGGGACCAGCTGAGCCAGCTGTTCCTGGCCGTGGACCCGGACAGCGGGACGACGCGGATGGTGCACGCCGACGAAGATCGACAATGGCTTGATCTTTTCCCCGGTGTGCCGTGCTGGAGCCCCGCCGGACAGCTCGTACGGATCGCCGACGAGGGCGGTGCGCGGGTCCTCGCGGTGGGTGAACGGCCGCTGACAGGACCGCAGTTGCATGTACGGGCGGTGCTCGACGTGACGGCCGACGACGTGCTGGTCGCGGCGTCGGCCGGCGAGGCCGCCCCCTCCCCCGAGATCGGCGAGGTCCATGTGTACCGCGTCAACGAGCTCGGCGTGGAGCGGGTCTCGCAGGAGCCCGGCGTGCACTCCGCGGTGCGCGCCGGGGGCGTGACCGTGCTCGTCTCGGCGGTGCCGGCCCAGCCGGGCACTCAGGTGCAGGTGCTGCGCGAGGGCAAGCGGGCGGCGACCGTGCCCTCGTATGCCGAACATCCTGGTTTGCCCCCGCGCGTGACGCTCACACGAGGGGGCGCACGGAAAATCCCATGCGCCGTGCTTATGCCATCGGACTACCCCGGTGACACGCCCCTACCGGTCCTCATGGACCCCTACGGCGGCCCGCACGGGCAGCGGGTGCTGGCCGCGCACAATCCGCACCTCACCTCGCAGTGGTTCGCCGACCAGGGCTTCGCGGTGGTCGTCGCGGACGGCCGGGGCACTCCGGGCCGCTCCCCGGCCTGGGAGAAGGCGGTCAAGGACGACCTGGCGGCCATCACCCTCCAGGACCAGGTCGACGCGCTGCACGCGCTGGCCGGCGACTTCCCGCTCGACCTCTCCCGCGTCGGCATCCGCGGCTGGTCCTACGGCGGCTATCTGGCGGCGCTCGCGGTGCTGCGCCGTCCGGACGTCTTCCACGCGGGCGTGGTGGGCGCCCCGGTCACCGATCTGCGGCTGTACGACACCCACTACCAGGAGCGCTATCTGGGGCACCCGGTGCGGCAGCCGGAGGTCTACCGGCGGAACTCGGTGATCGACGACGCGGGCCTGGTGGACGCGGCCGAGCCGCACCGACCGATGATGATCATCCACGGTCTGGCGGACGACAATGTGGTGGTCGCACACTCCCTGCGGCTGTCCTCGGCGCTGCTCGCCGCCGGCCGCCCGCACGAGGTGCTGCCGCTGTCCGGGGTGACGCACATGACCCCGCAGGAGACGGTCGCCGAGAACCTGCTGCTGCTCCAGCTGGACTTCCTGAAGCGCTCGCTGGGCGTGGCCTGA
- a CDS encoding ABC transporter ATP-binding protein translates to MAEPILEVSGLVKHYPLTRGILFRKQVGAVKAVDGVDFALGHGETLGIVGESGCGKSTVAKMLVSLEKPTEGSIKYKGEDVTRLSGKALKAVRRNIQMVFQDPYTSLNPRMTVGDIIGEPYEIHPEVAPKGDRRRRVQDLLDVVGLNPEYINRYPHQFSGGQRQRIGIARGLALRPEIIVADEPVSALDVSVQAQVINLLAKLQDEFRLSYVFIAHDLSIVRHISDRVGVMYLGRIVETGKDAEIYDHPTHPYTQALLSAVPVPDPEAREHRERIILVGDVPSPTNIPSGCRFRTRCWKAQERCALEVPLLAVPAVFRFTSGPAAHDSACHFAETVPMRHSAPGRVVPPEQDPEQDPEQGA, encoded by the coding sequence ATGGCTGAGCCGATTCTGGAGGTCAGCGGGCTCGTCAAGCACTACCCGCTCACCCGGGGCATCCTCTTCAGGAAACAGGTCGGTGCCGTCAAGGCGGTCGACGGGGTCGACTTCGCCCTCGGGCACGGCGAGACCCTCGGCATCGTCGGCGAGTCCGGCTGCGGCAAGTCGACGGTCGCCAAGATGCTGGTCAGCCTGGAGAAGCCGACCGAGGGGTCGATCAAGTACAAGGGCGAGGACGTCACCAGACTCTCCGGCAAGGCCCTGAAGGCCGTACGGCGCAACATCCAGATGGTCTTCCAGGACCCGTACACCTCCCTCAACCCCCGGATGACCGTGGGCGACATCATCGGAGAGCCGTACGAGATCCATCCCGAGGTGGCTCCCAAGGGGGACCGGCGCCGGCGGGTGCAGGACCTGCTGGACGTGGTCGGGCTCAACCCCGAGTACATCAACCGGTATCCGCACCAGTTCTCCGGCGGCCAGCGGCAACGCATCGGCATCGCCCGCGGGCTGGCGCTGCGCCCCGAGATCATCGTCGCGGACGAGCCGGTCTCCGCGCTCGACGTCTCCGTGCAGGCCCAGGTGATCAACCTGCTCGCCAAGCTCCAGGACGAGTTCCGGCTGAGCTACGTCTTCATCGCGCACGACCTGTCGATCGTGCGGCACATCTCCGACCGGGTCGGGGTCATGTATCTGGGGCGGATCGTGGAGACCGGCAAGGACGCCGAGATCTACGACCATCCGACGCATCCCTACACCCAGGCCCTGCTGTCCGCCGTGCCCGTGCCGGACCCCGAGGCGCGCGAGCACCGGGAGCGGATCATCCTCGTCGGCGATGTCCCGTCCCCGACGAACATCCCCTCCGGCTGCCGCTTTCGCACCCGCTGCTGGAAGGCGCAGGAGCGCTGCGCCCTCGAGGTGCCGCTCCTCGCGGTGCCCGCGGTGTTCCGGTTCACCTCAGGACCGGCCGCCCACGACTCGGCCTGTCACTTCGCGGAGACCGTCCCCATGAGGCACTCCGCGCCGGGGCGGGTGGTGCCGCCGGAACAAGATCCGGAACAAGATCCGGAACAGGGGGCATAA
- a CDS encoding ABC transporter ATP-binding protein, which translates to MLLDVRDLRVEFRTRDGVAQAVNGVDYGVDAGETLAVLGESGSGKSVTAQAVMGILDTPPGRITGGEILFQGRDLLKLKEEERRRIRGAEMAMIFQDALSSLNPVLSVGDQLGEMFVVHRGMSKKDARAKAVELMDRVRIPAAAERVRDYPHQFSGGMRQRIMIAMALALEPALIIADEPTTALDVTVQAQVMDLLAELRRELNMGLILITHDLGVVADVADRIAVMYAGRIVESAPVHEIYKAPAHPYTKGLLESIPRLDRKGKELYAIKGLPPNLMNIPPGCAFNPRCPMAQDVCRTDVPPLYEVDDGGAARGSACHFWRECLHG; encoded by the coding sequence ATGCTGCTCGACGTACGCGACCTGCGGGTGGAGTTCCGGACCAGGGACGGGGTCGCCCAGGCCGTCAACGGGGTCGACTACGGCGTGGACGCCGGCGAGACCCTCGCCGTGCTCGGCGAATCCGGCTCCGGCAAGTCGGTGACCGCGCAGGCCGTGATGGGCATCCTCGACACGCCGCCCGGCAGGATCACCGGCGGGGAGATCCTCTTCCAGGGCCGGGACCTGCTCAAGCTGAAGGAGGAGGAGCGGCGGAGGATCCGCGGCGCCGAGATGGCGATGATCTTCCAGGACGCGCTCTCCTCGCTCAACCCCGTGCTGAGCGTGGGCGACCAGCTCGGCGAGATGTTCGTCGTGCACCGGGGCATGTCGAAGAAGGACGCGCGGGCCAAGGCGGTCGAACTCATGGACCGCGTCCGCATTCCGGCCGCCGCCGAGCGCGTACGCGACTATCCGCACCAGTTCTCCGGCGGCATGCGCCAGCGCATCATGATCGCCATGGCGCTCGCGCTGGAACCGGCGCTGATCATCGCCGACGAGCCGACCACCGCCCTCGACGTCACCGTGCAGGCCCAGGTGATGGATCTGCTGGCCGAGCTGCGGCGCGAGCTGAACATGGGGCTGATCCTCATCACCCACGACCTCGGCGTCGTCGCGGACGTCGCCGACCGCATCGCCGTGATGTACGCGGGCCGGATCGTGGAGTCGGCGCCGGTGCACGAGATCTACAAGGCGCCCGCGCACCCGTACACCAAGGGCCTGCTCGAATCCATCCCGCGCCTGGACCGCAAGGGCAAGGAGCTCTACGCCATCAAGGGCCTGCCGCCGAACCTCATGAACATCCCGCCGGGCTGCGCCTTCAACCCCCGCTGCCCGATGGCCCAGGACGTGTGCCGAACCGACGTGCCGCCGCTGTACGAGGTGGACGACGGGGGCGCGGCTCGGGGAAGCGCCTGTCACTTCTGGCGGGAGTGCCTGCATGGCTGA
- a CDS encoding ABC transporter permease translates to MPEPREPEGAIAATGMGGAMDLATSEAATLERIPGGPEGTGPQGKPRSLWSDAWRDLRRNPVFIISALVILFLVFISVWPSLIAPGSPLKCDLAKAQEGPAPGHPFGYDGQGCNVYTRTVYGARVSVTVGVCATLGVAILGSVLGGLAGFFGGVPDSFLSRVTDVFFAIPVVLGGLVLLSVVTSNTVWPVVGFMVLLGWPQISRIARGSVITAKQNDYVQAARALGASNSRMLLRHIAPNAVAPVIVVATIALGTYIALEATLSYLGVGLKPPTVSWGIDISAASPYIRTAPHALLWPAGALAVTVLAFIMLGDAVRDALDPKLR, encoded by the coding sequence ATGCCTGAACCGAGGGAGCCGGAAGGCGCCATCGCCGCGACGGGCATGGGCGGCGCGATGGACCTCGCCACGAGCGAGGCGGCCACGCTGGAGAGGATTCCGGGCGGCCCCGAGGGCACGGGCCCGCAGGGCAAACCGCGCTCCCTGTGGTCCGACGCCTGGCGCGACCTGCGCCGCAACCCCGTCTTCATCATCTCCGCGCTCGTCATCCTCTTTCTGGTCTTCATCTCGGTCTGGCCCTCGCTGATCGCCCCAGGCAGCCCCCTCAAGTGCGACCTGGCCAAGGCCCAGGAGGGTCCCGCGCCCGGCCATCCCTTCGGATACGACGGCCAGGGCTGCAACGTCTACACACGCACCGTGTACGGGGCCCGGGTGTCGGTCACCGTCGGCGTCTGCGCCACGCTCGGCGTCGCGATCCTGGGCAGTGTCCTGGGCGGACTCGCCGGGTTCTTCGGCGGCGTCCCGGACTCGTTCCTCTCCCGGGTCACCGACGTCTTCTTCGCGATCCCCGTCGTCCTCGGCGGGCTCGTCCTCCTCTCCGTGGTGACCAGCAATACGGTCTGGCCGGTCGTCGGGTTCATGGTGCTGCTCGGCTGGCCGCAGATCTCCCGCATCGCACGCGGCTCCGTCATCACCGCCAAGCAGAACGACTACGTCCAGGCGGCGCGCGCCCTCGGCGCCTCCAACTCCCGGATGCTGCTGCGGCACATCGCGCCCAACGCGGTCGCGCCGGTCATCGTCGTGGCGACGATCGCGCTCGGTACCTACATCGCGCTGGAGGCGACCCTGTCGTACCTCGGTGTCGGGCTGAAGCCGCCGACGGTGAGCTGGGGCATCGACATCTCCGCGGCGTCCCCGTACATCCGTACGGCGCCGCACGCCCTGCTGTGGCCCGCCGGCGCCCTCGCGGTCACCGTGCTCGCGTTCATCATGCTCGGCGACGCGGTGCGCGACGCCCTCGACCCGAAGCTGAGGTGA